In one Plasmodium falciparum 3D7 genome assembly, chromosome: 14 genomic region, the following are encoded:
- a CDS encoding plasmepsin II gives MDITVREHDFKHGFIKSNSTFDGLNIDNSKNKKKIQKGFQILYVLLFCSVMCGLFYYVYENVWLQRDNEMNEILKNSEHLTIGFKVENAHDRILKTIKTHKLKNYIKESVNFLNSGLTKTNYLGSSNDNIELVDFQNIMFYGDAEVGDNQQPFTFILDTGSANLWVPSVKCTTAGCLTKHLYDSSKSRTYEKDGTKVEMNYVSGTVSGFFSKDLVTVGNLSLPYKFIEVIDTNGFEPTYTASTFDGILGLGWKDLSIGSVDPIVVELKNQNKIENALFTFYLPVHDKHTGFLTIGGIEERFYEGPLTYEKLNHDLYWQITLDAHVGNIMLEKANCIVDSGTSAITVPTDFLNKMLQNLDVIKVPFLPFYVTLCNNSKLPTFEFTSENGKYTLEPEYYLQHIEDVGPGLCMLNIIGLDFPVPTFILGDPFMRKYFTVFDYDNQSVGIALAKKNL, from the coding sequence aaaaaaaaaatacagaaAGGATTTCAAATACTATATGTACTTCTCTTTTGTAGTGTAATGTGtggtttattttattatgtgtatGAAAATGTATGGCTTCAAAGAGATAATGAAATGAatgaaattttaaaaaattccgAACATTTAACTATTGGATTTAAAGTTGAAAATGCACATGATAGAATTTTGAAAACTATAAAAAcacataaattaaaaaattacattaAAGAATCTGTCAATTTTCTTAATTCAGGACTTACtaaaacaaattatttaGGTAGTTCAAATGATAATATCGAATTAGTAGATTTCcaaaatataatgttttatGGTGATGCAGAAGTTGGAGATAACCAACAACCATTTACATTTATTCTTGATACAGGATCTGCTAATTTATGGGTCCCAAGTGTTAAATGTACAACTGCAGGATGTTTAACTAAACATCTATATGATTCATCTAAATCAAGAACATATGAAAAAGATGGAACCAAAGTAGAAATGAATTATGTGTCAGGAACTGTTAGTGGATTTTTCAGTAAAGATTTAGTAACTGTTGGTAATTTATCTCTtccatataaatttattgaaGTAATAGATACTAATGGATTCGAACCAACTTATACTGCTTCAACATTTGATGGTATCCTTGGTTTAGGATGGAAAGATTTATCAATAGGTTCAGTAGATCCAATTGTTGTTGAATTAAAAAACCAAAACAAAATTGAAAATGCTCTTTTCACCTTTTACTTACCTGTACATGATAAACATACAGGATTCTTAACCATTGGTGGTATTGAAGAAAGATTTTATGAAGGACCACTAACTTACGAAAAATTAAACCACGATTTATATTGGCAAATAACTTTAGATGCACACGTTGGAAATATAATGTTAGAAAAAGCAAACTGTATTGTAGATAGTGGTACTAGTGCCATTACTGTACCAACTgactttttaaataaaatgttgCAGAATTTAGATGTTATCAAAGTCCCATTCTTACCTTTCTATGTAACTCTTTGTAACAACAGCAAATTACCAACTTTTGAATTTACCTCAGAAAATGGTAAATACACATTAGAACCTGAATACTACCTTCAACACATAGAAGATGTTGGTCCAGGATTATGTATGCTTAATATCATAGGATTAGATTTTCCAGTACCAACCTTTATTCTAGGTGACCCATTCatgagaaaatattttaccgTCTTTGATTATGATAATCAGAGTGTTGGTATTGCTCTTGctaaaaagaatttataa